A genomic window from Microbacterium sp. H1-D42 includes:
- a CDS encoding GntR family transcriptional regulator, with translation MVIERRTALESERVATALRDDIMLGRRLPGSKLVERDIAAELQVSRLPVREAIRALVAEGIVVARPRTWAVVREFSHEDLKDFAEVREAIETLAFALATARIDAAGIAQMESLVEREEEAAAVGDVDAAHEASSDFHITAVHLSGNAMLMELAASLVTRLRWLFGQHVDLGHMAGAHRTILDAMRRHDVDAIRALIPAHLAEGRAAAEERLHPRR, from the coding sequence ATGGTGATCGAACGGAGGACTGCCCTGGAGTCGGAGCGCGTGGCCACAGCCCTGCGCGATGACATCATGCTGGGTCGCCGTCTGCCTGGATCGAAACTGGTCGAGCGCGACATCGCCGCAGAGCTGCAGGTGTCGAGGCTGCCGGTGCGAGAGGCGATCCGCGCACTCGTCGCCGAAGGCATCGTCGTGGCACGTCCACGCACCTGGGCGGTGGTGCGCGAGTTCTCTCACGAGGATCTGAAGGACTTCGCGGAGGTGCGCGAGGCGATCGAGACACTCGCGTTCGCCTTGGCGACCGCGCGCATCGATGCCGCCGGCATCGCCCAGATGGAGTCGCTCGTCGAACGTGAGGAGGAGGCGGCGGCCGTGGGCGACGTGGATGCTGCGCACGAGGCGTCCTCCGACTTCCACATCACGGCCGTGCACCTCTCGGGCAACGCCATGCTGATGGAGCTCGCCGCCTCGCTGGTCACCCGACTGCGCTGGCTGTTCGGCCAGCACGTGGACCTCGGACACATGGCCGGCGCGCACCGCACCATCCTCGACGCCATGCGCCGGCATGATGTCGACGCGATCCGCGCGCTCATCCCCGCTCATCTCGCCGAAGGGCGCGCCGCCGCCGAAGAGAGGCTGCACCCGCGTCGGTGA
- a CDS encoding bifunctional 4-hydroxy-2-oxoglutarate aldolase/2-dehydro-3-deoxy-phosphogluconate aldolase, whose amino-acid sequence MVTRLNPGAGLSEGRIVAIVRDREGRHLQAACETLVDAGIGAIEVTSNTPGAASAIARLAAEGGADVGMGTVRTVEHVRMAADAGAAFIVTPTLSLEVGAAAADAGLRWYPGAMTPTEIETAWSAGATAVKVFPASSLGGPRYVREVLAPLDDIMLIPTGGVRIEDIPAYLDAGAFGLGMGSPLLGDAVATGDLVALRARASAALAAVHRHSQR is encoded by the coding sequence ATGGTGACGAGACTGAATCCAGGTGCAGGACTGTCCGAAGGGCGCATCGTCGCGATCGTGCGCGACCGCGAGGGGCGCCATCTGCAGGCGGCCTGCGAGACGCTGGTGGATGCTGGGATCGGCGCGATCGAGGTGACCTCGAACACCCCGGGTGCGGCCTCGGCGATCGCGCGACTGGCCGCCGAGGGGGGAGCCGATGTCGGGATGGGCACAGTGCGCACGGTCGAGCACGTGCGCATGGCGGCGGATGCCGGCGCGGCCTTCATCGTCACGCCCACGCTCTCTCTCGAGGTCGGCGCTGCGGCCGCCGATGCGGGTCTGCGCTGGTACCCGGGGGCCATGACGCCCACCGAGATCGAGACGGCGTGGAGCGCCGGAGCGACCGCGGTGAAGGTGTTCCCGGCATCCTCACTCGGCGGTCCCCGCTACGTACGCGAGGTGCTCGCCCCGCTGGACGACATCATGCTGATCCCGACCGGTGGTGTGCGCATCGAAGACATCCCCGCCTACCTCGATGCCGGCGCCTTCGGGCTGGGGATGGGGTCGCCCCTTCTGGGTGATGCGGTGGCCACGGGGGACCTCGTGGCGCTGCGCGCCCGCGCGTCCGCCGCGCTCGCCGCGGTGCATCGCCATTCGCAACGCTGA
- the dgoD gene encoding galactonate dehydratase, with translation MRIARIETFTVAPRWQFLRMETDDGIVGWGEPIVEGSADVVAAAVSALSELVIGADATRIEDLWQTMTRSGFYRGGPERSSAIAGIDQALWDIRGKALGVPVHDLLGGAVRDRIRAYVWIGGDDPSEIAEHAAARAEQGYTAVKMNASGKMRHLESASEIGGVVERLHSAREAMRGGDVAIDAHGRWTAAVARAALHAIEDAPPLFVEEPVLSEYPTALRDICAGTSVPIATGERMFSRWDFRTALEAGIALAQPDVSHAGGISETRRIAAFAETYGVGLAPHSPLGPIGLASSLQVDFASPNAVLQESSLGIHYNQGPDLLDYLVDPEPLTVRDGWFERPTRPGLGIEIDEAAVRAADGNVEWRSPVWRHEDGSLAEW, from the coding sequence ATGCGCATCGCACGAATCGAGACGTTCACCGTCGCCCCACGTTGGCAGTTTCTGCGCATGGAGACCGACGACGGAATCGTCGGCTGGGGTGAGCCGATCGTCGAGGGCAGCGCCGACGTGGTCGCCGCCGCCGTCAGCGCACTCTCCGAACTGGTCATCGGCGCCGACGCCACCCGCATCGAAGACCTCTGGCAGACGATGACGCGCAGCGGCTTCTACCGTGGCGGCCCCGAGCGATCCTCCGCGATCGCCGGCATCGACCAGGCGCTGTGGGACATCCGCGGCAAGGCGCTCGGCGTGCCGGTGCACGACCTGCTCGGCGGGGCCGTGCGCGACCGCATCCGCGCCTACGTCTGGATCGGCGGCGACGACCCGAGCGAGATCGCCGAGCACGCCGCAGCGCGAGCTGAACAGGGCTACACGGCCGTGAAGATGAACGCCTCTGGCAAGATGCGCCATCTCGAATCAGCATCCGAGATCGGCGGTGTGGTCGAGCGACTGCACTCGGCACGCGAGGCGATGCGCGGCGGCGACGTCGCCATCGACGCGCACGGCCGCTGGACGGCCGCCGTGGCGCGCGCCGCCCTGCACGCCATCGAGGACGCACCGCCGCTGTTCGTCGAGGAGCCGGTGCTGTCCGAGTACCCGACCGCCCTGCGCGACATCTGCGCCGGGACGTCGGTGCCGATCGCCACCGGTGAGCGGATGTTCTCGCGCTGGGACTTCCGCACTGCGCTCGAAGCGGGTATCGCGCTCGCCCAGCCCGACGTCTCACACGCCGGCGGCATCTCCGAGACCCGTCGCATCGCGGCGTTCGCCGAGACCTACGGTGTCGGGCTCGCCCCGCACTCGCCGCTCGGACCGATCGGACTGGCGTCATCGCTGCAGGTCGACTTCGCAAGCCCGAACGCGGTGCTGCAGGAGTCGAGCCTCGGCATCCACTACAACCAGGGCCCCGACCTGCTCGACTACCTCGTCGATCCAGAGCCACTCACCGTGCGCGACGGCTGGTTCGAGCGGCCCACCCGGCCAGGGCTGGGCATCGAGATCGATGAGGCGGCCGTGCGCGCCGCCGACGGCAACGTCGAGTGGCGATCGCCCGTCTGGCGACACGAGGACGGGAGTCTGGCGGAATGGTGA
- a CDS encoding SDR family oxidoreductase: MSHQPTTTHPQALADEVVLVTGGAQGIGAAIVEEAARQGAAVSFCDVDADVAQRSVDEWAAQGLSVHHSVADVTSPEAVDAWVASATKTLGTPTALVNNAGRNAYLDAVAMSVQDWDTFFDLDLKAAWLCSRAVLPGMFDAGRGSIVSISSIHARLTMAGMFPYAAAKAGLLGLTRSLALEVAPRGVRVNAVSPGMVWTPLAEHHYGERPEELAATLAVQPMGRPARPQEVATVVCFLLSPAASFVSGAEWPVDGAYSARLS, encoded by the coding sequence ATGTCGCATCAGCCCACCACCACCCACCCGCAGGCACTCGCCGACGAGGTCGTCCTCGTCACGGGTGGCGCACAGGGCATCGGCGCCGCCATCGTGGAGGAGGCGGCGCGGCAGGGCGCCGCGGTTTCGTTCTGCGATGTCGACGCCGACGTCGCGCAGCGATCCGTCGACGAGTGGGCCGCGCAGGGGCTCAGCGTGCACCACTCGGTGGCAGACGTCACCTCACCCGAGGCGGTGGATGCCTGGGTCGCCTCCGCCACCAAGACCCTCGGCACGCCGACCGCCCTGGTGAACAACGCCGGCCGCAACGCCTACCTCGACGCCGTCGCGATGAGCGTGCAGGACTGGGACACGTTCTTCGACCTCGACCTCAAGGCCGCGTGGCTCTGCTCTCGCGCCGTGCTGCCAGGCATGTTCGACGCCGGCCGCGGGTCGATCGTCTCGATCTCCAGCATCCACGCGCGGTTGACGATGGCCGGCATGTTCCCCTATGCGGCGGCGAAGGCGGGGCTGCTCGGCCTCACCCGCTCGCTCGCCCTCGAGGTCGCACCCCGCGGCGTGCGCGTGAACGCCGTCTCGCCGGGCATGGTCTGGACCCCGCTCGCCGAACACCACTACGGCGAGCGACCGGAAGAGCTCGCAGCGACCCTCGCCGTGCAGCCGATGGGGCGCCCCGCCCGACCTCAGGAGGTCGCCACCGTGGTCTGCTTCCTGCTCTCACCAGCCGCCTCGTTCGTCAGCGGCGCGGAATGGCCGGTCGACGGCGCCTACAGCGCACGACTGTCATGA
- a CDS encoding FCD domain-containing protein — protein MTTRRRGLHGAMVDDLGRRIVHGELAAGSALPLDALGTEYEVSRTVVRETMRVLEAKGLVTARQNVGTRVQDASAWQGLDVDVIRWRLRGPGGDDARRELLELRSAVEPVVAGLAAQRASDAALQALTSTAVRLEDALAAGDVDAFVAADVEFHAALFAAAGNSMLDDLASLVAEALGDRRTAAQAQGISPAAIAAHRRLADAVAAGDQVAATTAMSDILSSQDD, from the coding sequence ATGACCACCCGGCGCCGCGGCCTGCATGGCGCGATGGTCGACGACCTCGGGCGCCGCATCGTGCATGGCGAGCTTGCTGCGGGGTCGGCGCTGCCGCTGGATGCCCTCGGCACCGAGTACGAGGTGTCGCGCACCGTCGTGCGTGAGACCATGCGCGTGCTCGAGGCGAAGGGCCTCGTGACCGCACGGCAGAACGTGGGAACGCGCGTGCAGGACGCCTCGGCCTGGCAGGGTCTCGACGTCGATGTGATCCGCTGGCGCCTGCGCGGGCCGGGCGGCGACGACGCGCGCCGCGAACTGCTCGAGCTGCGATCGGCCGTCGAGCCGGTCGTCGCCGGGCTTGCCGCGCAGCGGGCATCGGATGCTGCCCTCCAGGCGCTGACGAGCACCGCCGTCCGACTGGAGGATGCACTCGCGGCAGGCGATGTCGATGCCTTCGTCGCGGCCGATGTCGAATTCCACGCCGCACTGTTCGCGGCGGCGGGCAACAGCATGCTCGACGACCTCGCCTCGCTGGTCGCAGAGGCACTCGGCGATCGCAGGACCGCGGCGCAGGCGCAGGGGATCTCGCCGGCCGCGATCGCCGCACATCGCCGACTGGCGGATGCTGTGGCCGCGGGCGATCAGGTTGCCGCGACCACGGCGATGAGCGACATCCTCAGCAGCCAGGACGACTGA
- a CDS encoding LacI family DNA-binding transcriptional regulator: MNVDTNVDATATADAASDTAVHSRRRDPSMEDVAREAGVSGQTVSRVVNRRGYVGAATREKVTAAMVRLGYRPNSAARALRSGRFRTLGVIMFSISPYGNHRTLDAIAERAAEAGYSLTLIPVGDADRSSVGGAFTRLEEHAVDGIIILIEAHELDGSELEIPTGLPVVVIDSNQRYDHPFVDADQVQGARAAVEHLLDLGHETVHHIAGPPESYAAGKRREAWQGLLEERGRTVPEPLVGDWSPRSGYEAGLVLREDPTLSAVFAGNDEMAIGLLRALHEAGIQVPAQVSVVGFDDISDAGYLWPPLTTVRQHFSEVGRKAVDALLAELDGEDARGTELIPNELIVRASTAAPAR; the protein is encoded by the coding sequence ATGAACGTGGACACCAACGTCGATGCCACCGCCACTGCCGATGCGGCTTCCGACACCGCAGTGCACTCGCGGCGACGCGATCCGTCGATGGAGGATGTCGCGCGTGAGGCGGGTGTCTCCGGACAGACGGTGTCGCGCGTGGTCAACCGCAGAGGCTACGTCGGCGCGGCGACGCGCGAGAAGGTCACCGCCGCCATGGTCCGCCTCGGGTACCGGCCCAACAGTGCGGCCAGGGCCTTGCGTTCCGGCCGGTTCCGCACGCTCGGCGTGATCATGTTCAGCATCTCGCCGTACGGAAACCACCGCACGCTGGATGCCATCGCCGAACGCGCCGCAGAGGCCGGCTACTCGCTGACCCTGATCCCGGTCGGGGACGCCGACCGCTCCAGCGTGGGCGGCGCTTTCACCCGCCTGGAGGAGCATGCTGTCGACGGCATCATCATCCTGATCGAGGCGCACGAGCTGGACGGCTCCGAGCTCGAGATCCCGACCGGGCTGCCGGTCGTCGTCATCGACTCGAATCAGCGCTACGACCATCCCTTCGTCGACGCGGACCAGGTGCAGGGGGCGCGCGCCGCCGTCGAGCATCTGCTCGACCTCGGCCACGAGACCGTGCACCACATCGCCGGCCCGCCGGAGTCGTATGCCGCCGGAAAGCGGCGCGAGGCGTGGCAGGGTCTGCTCGAGGAACGCGGTCGCACGGTGCCAGAGCCGCTGGTCGGCGACTGGTCGCCGCGGTCGGGGTACGAGGCCGGACTCGTGCTGCGCGAGGACCCCACGCTGTCGGCCGTCTTCGCCGGCAACGACGAGATGGCGATCGGCCTGCTCAGAGCCCTGCACGAGGCAGGCATCCAGGTGCCGGCTCAGGTGAGCGTCGTCGGGTTCGACGACATCTCGGACGCGGGCTACCTGTGGCCGCCGCTCACCACCGTGCGCCAGCACTTCTCTGAGGTCGGACGGAAGGCCGTCGACGCGCTGCTCGCAGAGCTCGACGGGGAGGATGCCCGCGGCACCGAGCTCATCCCCAACGAGCTCATCGTGCGCGCGAGCACGGCGGCGCCGGCACGCTGA
- a CDS encoding sugar ABC transporter permease, with the protein MTTTTHAARQLAAPRRDRRDWRGWGFVAPFMIVFTLVFLAPLAYALYLSLFRDQLVGGTTFVGLENYAAALADPQFWSAFGRVLLFLVIQVPIMLALALGAALAIDSGRLRGAPFFRILVFLPYAVPAVVAVLMWGYIYGDQFGLTANINEALGFEMLTPFAKEWMLVSIGNIVTWEFVGYNMLIFYSALKTIPGELYEAAAIDGAGQWRILSAIKIPAVRGALVIATIFSIIGSFQLFNEPNILRPLAPNVITTFFTPNMYAYNLSFAGQQFNYAATVAIIMGVITAIIAYVVQLRGSREEVR; encoded by the coding sequence ATGACGACCACGACGCACGCAGCGAGACAACTTGCTGCTCCCCGCCGAGACCGGCGCGATTGGCGCGGCTGGGGATTCGTCGCGCCGTTCATGATCGTCTTCACGCTGGTGTTCCTCGCCCCGCTCGCCTATGCGCTGTACCTCAGCCTCTTCCGCGACCAGCTCGTCGGCGGCACCACGTTCGTCGGTCTCGAGAACTACGCCGCCGCGCTCGCCGACCCGCAGTTCTGGTCAGCGTTCGGACGCGTGCTGCTCTTCCTGGTCATCCAGGTGCCGATCATGCTCGCCCTCGCCCTCGGCGCCGCCCTCGCGATCGACAGCGGCCGCCTGCGCGGCGCGCCGTTCTTCCGCATCCTCGTCTTCCTCCCCTACGCCGTCCCCGCCGTCGTCGCGGTGCTGATGTGGGGATACATCTACGGCGACCAGTTCGGCCTCACCGCGAACATCAACGAGGCGCTCGGCTTCGAGATGCTCACCCCGTTCGCCAAGGAGTGGATGCTGGTCTCGATCGGCAACATCGTCACCTGGGAGTTCGTCGGCTACAACATGCTGATCTTCTACTCGGCGCTGAAGACGATCCCCGGCGAACTGTACGAGGCCGCGGCGATCGACGGCGCCGGCCAGTGGCGCATCCTGTCGGCCATCAAGATCCCCGCCGTGCGCGGCGCCCTCGTGATCGCGACGATCTTCTCGATCATCGGCAGCTTCCAGCTGTTCAACGAGCCCAACATCCTGCGTCCGCTGGCACCCAATGTGATCACGACGTTCTTCACCCCGAACATGTACGCCTACAACCTCTCGTTCGCCGGCCAGCAGTTCAACTACGCGGCCACGGTCGCCATCATCATGGGCGTGATCACCGCGATCATCGCCTACGTCGTGCAGTTGCGCGGCTCGCGAGAGGAAGTGCGCTGA
- a CDS encoding carbohydrate ABC transporter permease produces MIVYGLYTLVPLVWLLFASTKTQAGLFSSFGLWFSDDFAFFDNLIQTLTYRDGIFVRWLGNTLLYVVVGAGGATLLATLAGYGLAKYRFPGRRAVFAIVLGAVAVPGTALAVPTFLLFSELGLTNTPWAVIIPSLISPFGLYLIWVFAADAVPTELLEAARIDGAGEFRTFFTISLRLLAPGIVTVVLFTVVATWNNYFLPLIMLTDPDWYPLTVGLNQWSAQAIGAGSQPIYNLVIMGSLLTIIPIVVAFLMLQRFWQSGLAAGSVKQ; encoded by the coding sequence ATGATCGTGTACGGCCTGTACACGCTGGTGCCGCTGGTATGGCTGCTGTTCGCCTCCACCAAGACGCAGGCCGGGCTGTTCAGCTCGTTCGGGCTGTGGTTCTCGGACGACTTCGCGTTCTTCGACAACCTGATCCAGACCCTCACCTACCGCGACGGCATCTTCGTGCGCTGGCTCGGCAACACGCTGCTCTACGTGGTCGTCGGCGCCGGCGGTGCGACCCTGCTGGCCACCCTCGCCGGCTACGGCCTCGCGAAGTACCGCTTTCCCGGTCGCCGCGCGGTGTTCGCCATCGTGCTCGGCGCGGTCGCCGTGCCGGGAACGGCACTCGCCGTGCCGACGTTCCTGCTGTTCAGCGAACTGGGATTGACCAACACCCCATGGGCCGTGATCATCCCCTCGCTCATCAGCCCCTTCGGGCTCTACCTGATCTGGGTGTTCGCCGCCGACGCCGTGCCCACCGAGCTGCTCGAGGCCGCGCGCATCGACGGTGCCGGAGAGTTCCGCACCTTCTTCACGATCTCGCTGCGGCTGCTCGCACCAGGAATCGTCACGGTGGTGCTGTTCACCGTCGTCGCGACCTGGAACAACTACTTCCTGCCGCTGATCATGCTCACCGATCCCGACTGGTACCCGCTCACCGTCGGCTTGAACCAGTGGAGCGCGCAGGCCATCGGCGCAGGCTCGCAGCCGATCTACAACCTCGTGATCATGGGGTCGCTCCTCACGATCATCCCCATCGTCGTCGCCTTCCTGATGCTGCAGCGGTTCTGGCAGTCCGGCCTCGCGGCCGGAAGCGTCAAGCAGTAG